In Gigantopelta aegis isolate Gae_Host chromosome 14, Gae_host_genome, whole genome shotgun sequence, the following proteins share a genomic window:
- the LOC121388590 gene encoding F-box protein At5g06550-like — protein sequence MSEDVKHRFDELYKKAIALGLSKEQISTLHALKEIRSSKNIVWPIIIYVFRVVIVLTVLLTLVWCLNWPVRNEKMLAVWFSFLGVPEDEIFKEECILESSDTFADTFRPPIDCEFCRGISKVPRVSNIVPEEFEEKYAYGGQPVIIVDGMKNWTALKSFSFKFFKDIYKEDSPALANIESNCQFFPYKTTFKNLGEVFNMSDDRAHMKDGSEPWYIGWSNCDFSAGNILRQHYDRPYFLPHVSESSKTDWIFIGSPGYGAHMHIDNVGLSSWQAQVTGTKVWTLEPPPECYFECSKQIKVTIKPGEIFVLDTNKWYHSTLVIGNEMSICIGSEFD from the exons ATGTCCGAAGATGTCAAGCATCGGTTTGATGAACTTTACAAAAAGGCGATCGCGCTCGGTCTGAGCAAAGAACAAATTTCTACCTTACACGCTTTAAAGGAAATCCGCTCTTCTAAGAATATAGTATGGCCAATTATAATTTATGTGTTTCGTGTTGTAATCGTCCTGACTGTTTTACTAACACTTGTTTGGTGCCTTAACTGGCCGGTGAGGAATGAGAAAATGCTAGCAGTTTGGTTCAGCTTTCTGGGAGTTCCCGAAGATGAGATCTTTAAGGAAGAATGCATCCTGGAAAGTTCGGACACATTTGCAGACACATTCCGCCCGCCCATTGACTGCGAGTTTTGTCGCGGCATCAGCAAAGTTCCACGGGTTTCGAACATTGTTCCAGAAGAATTCGAAGAGAAGTATGCTTATGGGGGACAGCCGGTTATTATTGTTGATGGAATGAAAAACTGGACTGCTCTCAAATCATTTAGCTTCAAGTTTTTCAAAGATATTTACAAAGAGGACAGCCCTGCATTGGCGAACATTGAATCAAACTGTCAGTTCTTTCCGTACAAGACAACATTTAAGAATCTTGGTGAAGTGTTTAACATGAGTGACGACAGGGCTCATATGAAAGACGGGTCTGAACCGTGGTATATTGGATG GAGTAACTGCGATTTCTCAGCAGGAAATATTCTCCGTCAGCACTACGACAGACCATACTTCCTCCCTCATGTCTCCGAATCCAGCAAGACCGACTGGATTTTCATCGGAAGTCCTGGATACGGAGCACACATGCAT ATAGACAATGTTGGACTGTCATCGTGGCAGGCACAGGTAACCGGGACAAAAGTATGGACGCTGGAACCTCCCCCCGAGTGTTACTTCGAGTGTAGTAAACAAATCAAGGTCACAATAAAACCAGGAGAAATAT ttgTGCTGGACACTAACAAGTGGTATCATTCGACGCTGGTTATCGGGAATGAAATGAGCATTTGTATCGGATCCGAGTTTGACTGA